The Algoriphagus halophilus sequence GAACGGATGATTGAAGCGGCTCATGCCGTTGGTGCCAAAGTCCTCTTGGATGGAGCGCAATCCACCAGTCATTTGGAAATAGATGTCCAGAAATTGGACTGTGATTTCCTTGCGTTATCCGCACATAAATTATACGGACCTACTGGCCTTGGGGTACTTTATGGTAAAAGAGAAATTTTAGAATCTATGCCTCCTTTTCAGGGAGGTGGTGAAATGATCAAGGAAGTAAGTTTTGAAAAGACTACTTTCAATGATATTCCATTCAAATTTGAAGCAGGAACTCCAAACATCGGAGACGTCATCGCATTTAAGTATGCATTGGATTTTATCCGTGAAATTGGAAAACCCCAAATTAAAGAGCATGAAGATGGTTTGTTGGCTTATGCCAATGAATTACTTTTGCCGATCAAAGGCTTTATCCCCGTGGGTACTGCGGCTGAAAAAGTAAGTGTGCTATCATTTAACATCCATGGAATGCATCCGTTTGATGTAGGTGTGATGTTGGATGCAAGAGGAATTGCCGTAAGAACTGGTCATCATTGCACGCAACCTTTAATGAAAAGACTTGGTCTCGAGGGAACTGTTAGAGCTTCATTTGCTGTTTACAATTCCAAATCAGAGATTGAACAATTGGCCGAAGGCGTTGCCAGAATCGCAAGAATAAA is a genomic window containing:
- a CDS encoding cysteine desulfurase, producing MSFPIDKIRQLFPILHQEVHGKPLIYFDNAATTQKPKAVIDSLNGYYLHDNANIHRGAHALADRSTRYFEDTRVAVQHFINAKESAEIIFTKGTTESINLVAYTFGRKFINQGDEIIISTLEHHSNIVPWQLLCEEKGAILKVIPINDAGEILFEEFEKLLSPKTKLVSVVHASNALGTINPVERMIEAAHAVGAKVLLDGAQSTSHLEIDVQKLDCDFLALSAHKLYGPTGLGVLYGKREILESMPPFQGGGEMIKEVSFEKTTFNDIPFKFEAGTPNIGDVIAFKYALDFIREIGKPQIKEHEDGLLAYANELLLPIKGFIPVGTAAEKVSVLSFNIHGMHPFDVGVMLDARGIAVRTGHHCTQPLMKRLGLEGTVRASFAVYNSKSEIEQLAEGVARIARIKNK